In a genomic window of Pedobacter sp. KBS0701:
- a CDS encoding helix-turn-helix domain-containing protein yields MTAIKESSTRNFNKGVALTSCPVTFVMEKIGGYWKPIIIFHLMSGPKRYSELKRAIPQITEKMLIQHLKQLQNDDLVHRDAQAVIPPIVTYSLTKSGQELFQVLDSMVDWAVKNGSV; encoded by the coding sequence ATGACAGCCATTAAAGAAAGTTCGACCCGTAATTTTAATAAAGGTGTAGCGCTAACCAGCTGCCCTGTTACTTTTGTAATGGAAAAAATTGGTGGTTATTGGAAACCTATCATTATTTTTCATTTAATGAGTGGGCCAAAACGTTACAGCGAGTTAAAACGTGCTATACCACAGATAACGGAGAAAATGCTGATACAACACTTAAAGCAGTTGCAAAATGATGACCTTGTTCATCGGGATGCGCAAGCCGTTATTCCGCCCATAGTTACGTATAGCCTCACCAAATCGGGACAGGAACTGTTTCAGGTATTAGATTCGATGGTAGACTGGGCCGTTAAAAATGGCTCTGTTTAA